In Humulus lupulus chromosome 7, drHumLupu1.1, whole genome shotgun sequence, the following are encoded in one genomic region:
- the LOC133791171 gene encoding 17.3 kDa class I heat shock protein-like: MAMIPSLFGGRRSNIFDPFSLDVWDPFKDFPLSVPDVSRETSAMVNARVDWKETPEAHVFKADVPGLKKEEVKVEVEEGRVLQISGERNVEKEDKNDTWHRVERSSGKFFRRFRLPENAKVDQVKACMENGVLTITVPKEEVKKPDVKAIDISG; encoded by the coding sequence atggCAATGATTCCAAGCTTGTTCGGTGGTCGAAGGAGCAACATCTTCGACCCGTTCTCTCTGGACGTGTGGGATCCTTTCAAGGACTTCCCTCTCTCCGTCCCCGATGTCTCGAGGGAGACTTCCGCCATGGTCAACGCTCGAGTTGATTGGAAAGAAACTCCGGAGGCTCACGTGTTCAAGGCCGATGTACCCGGGCTGAAGAAGGAAGAGGTGAAGGTGGAGGTCGAAGAGGGCCGAGTGCTGCAGATCAGCGGCGAGAGGAACGTGGAGAAAGAAGACAAGAACGACACTTGGCACAGAGTGGAACGCAGCAGCGGGAAGTTCTTCAGGCGGTTCCGGCTGCCGGAGAATGCGAAGGTGGATCAGGTGAAGGCTTGTATGGAGAATGGAGTACTGACTATTACTGTTCCTAAGGAGGAAGTCAAGAAGCCTGATGTTAAAGCTATTGATATCTCTGGTTGA